Proteins from one Leptonema illini DSM 21528 genomic window:
- the xseA gene encoding exodeoxyribonuclease VII large subunit: MKDVQLLEEDARVLSPTAANGLIRQLLESEPELQNVWIEGEIFDLKHHSSGHIYFSLKDSESVLRCTFFKRANMSMRIKLESGKKIRAFGDISVYTKGGSYQLNVLRVAEAGKGDVHERLRKLYEKLAKEGLFDAERKKPLPAAPITLGVATAATGAAIRDIVQVARSRFPDINIVLAPCIVQGEEALTSVPAAIEALHDPRWNVDVIIAGRGGGSFEDLLPFHEEPIVRAFANARLPIVAAVGHQIDHPLCELAADAVAATPSNAAEMCVPVVGDLVYTMDLQVNRIHRNLRQRLDRSRESLRFLTGSKVYRNPLAILDPFQYRLDQSISEMRALSRSVFETLRLRVQSTESMSLLMERALEKEKHRLALLSNRLETLSPESTLKRGYAIVTDDAGRIVRSAMEAKVGSTVHVRLGQGSIGARVETVGE; the protein is encoded by the coding sequence ATGAAGGATGTGCAGCTACTCGAAGAGGATGCGCGCGTCCTCAGTCCGACGGCGGCAAACGGTCTCATTCGCCAGCTGCTCGAATCGGAGCCCGAGCTGCAGAACGTCTGGATCGAAGGCGAAATCTTCGATCTGAAGCACCATTCAAGCGGGCATATCTATTTCTCTTTGAAAGACAGCGAGTCCGTTCTGCGCTGCACCTTCTTCAAGCGTGCCAATATGAGCATGCGCATAAAGCTGGAAAGCGGCAAGAAGATTCGGGCCTTTGGCGACATCTCGGTTTATACAAAAGGCGGCAGCTATCAGCTGAACGTACTTCGCGTCGCCGAGGCCGGCAAGGGCGACGTACACGAGCGTCTGCGCAAGCTTTACGAGAAGCTGGCCAAAGAAGGCCTGTTCGATGCAGAGCGCAAAAAGCCTCTACCAGCCGCTCCGATTACGTTAGGCGTGGCCACTGCGGCCACCGGAGCGGCCATTCGCGACATCGTTCAGGTCGCCCGCAGCCGCTTTCCCGACATCAACATCGTTCTCGCTCCGTGTATCGTGCAGGGCGAAGAGGCTTTAACTTCGGTACCGGCAGCCATCGAGGCGCTGCATGATCCGAGATGGAACGTCGACGTCATCATCGCCGGTCGCGGCGGCGGCTCGTTCGAAGATCTGCTTCCGTTTCACGAAGAGCCGATCGTTCGAGCCTTCGCAAACGCACGCCTTCCTATCGTGGCCGCCGTCGGGCATCAGATCGATCATCCACTTTGCGAGCTGGCAGCCGACGCCGTCGCCGCTACGCCGTCTAACGCCGCCGAGATGTGCGTTCCGGTGGTCGGTGATCTTGTCTATACGATGGATTTGCAGGTAAATCGCATCCATAGAAATCTGAGACAGCGGCTCGATCGCTCTCGAGAGTCGCTTCGTTTTCTTACCGGATCGAAGGTATATCGCAATCCGCTTGCCATCCTTGATCCATTTCAGTACCGACTCGATCAGAGCATTTCAGAGATGCGCGCCCTTTCGCGCTCCGTCTTTGAAACGCTGCGACTGCGAGTGCAGAGCACCGAAAGCATGTCTCTATTAATGGAGAGGGCTCTCGAAAAAGAGAAGCATCGCCTGGCGCTGCTCTCCAATCGCCTGGAGACGCTCTCGCCCGAGTCGACGCTGAAGCGCGGCTATGCAATCGTTACCGATGATGCCGGTCGTATCGTACGCTCAGCCATGGAAGCGAAGGTCGGATCGACCGTTCACGTACGCCTTGGCCAGGGCTCGATCGGAGCGCGTGTCGAAACGGTTGGTGAGTAG
- a CDS encoding AI-2E family transporter, translating into MNESEKKKRPQIRTVQREVIAPIASGLFLIGAGVLVFFTFRSFGWAVFMAILLYTAFEGIYHRLHSTVRSRDVAASLTLVIILFVVLGPLGTVLVLVVQQGLDIVTYLRGFVESEQILILAKTFPGLIDLITERSFFWVYWLDRLFLVLNEYSDVVDSLRVGELVGGAYSYFLGGIGMSLAFILNLSFGLILLYFMFREGDSFYQMIRRAMPLSGDVVDQFKDRMKEILQAILKGNVFIAILQGTMVGVGLWFCGIPNALLYGSVATFFSIIPVIGTAMVWGPAALFLYFLKQDTVLAVGLAVYGLTCYLVLENIVKPRILDRKLGVHSLLLFFAILGGLKEFGITGFILGPLILAIFLTIWRIYHIWEESEEHEHSHTAMEPSRKSGEESASPGKDDRS; encoded by the coding sequence ATGAACGAATCCGAGAAAAAGAAGCGGCCGCAGATCCGCACCGTACAGCGTGAGGTCATCGCTCCCATCGCCTCCGGTCTTTTCCTGATCGGCGCCGGCGTCCTTGTATTCTTCACGTTTCGTTCTTTCGGATGGGCCGTCTTCATGGCCATCCTGCTTTATACAGCCTTCGAAGGGATCTATCACCGTCTGCACAGCACCGTACGCAGTCGCGATGTGGCCGCCAGCCTGACGCTCGTGATCATTCTATTCGTCGTACTCGGTCCTCTTGGTACGGTGCTTGTTCTGGTCGTCCAGCAGGGTCTTGATATCGTCACTTACCTCAGAGGCTTTGTTGAATCCGAACAGATCCTCATCCTGGCGAAGACCTTTCCCGGGCTCATTGATCTCATTACCGAACGCAGCTTCTTCTGGGTTTACTGGCTCGATCGGCTCTTTCTCGTTCTTAACGAATATTCTGACGTCGTCGATTCATTGCGAGTCGGGGAGCTCGTCGGCGGCGCTTACAGCTACTTTCTCGGCGGCATCGGCATGTCGCTTGCGTTCATTCTGAATCTCAGCTTCGGATTGATTCTGCTCTATTTCATGTTTCGCGAAGGCGATTCTTTCTATCAGATGATTCGCCGCGCCATGCCTCTTTCAGGAGATGTCGTCGATCAGTTCAAGGATCGCATGAAAGAGATCCTCCAGGCCATTCTTAAAGGGAACGTTTTCATCGCCATCTTACAGGGCACGATGGTCGGCGTCGGACTCTGGTTCTGCGGCATTCCGAATGCTCTGCTGTACGGTTCCGTCGCCACGTTCTTCTCGATCATTCCCGTCATCGGCACGGCGATGGTCTGGGGTCCGGCAGCGCTATTCCTCTACTTTCTCAAGCAGGACACCGTTCTGGCCGTCGGCCTGGCCGTCTATGGGTTAACCTGCTACCTCGTTCTTGAGAACATCGTCAAGCCGCGCATCCTCGATCGCAAACTCGGAGTTCATTCGCTGCTGCTTTTCTTCGCGATTCTCGGCGGACTGAAAGAGTTCGGCATTACGGGTTTCATCCTGGGGCCTCTGATTCTCGCCATCTTCCTCACAATCTGGCGTATCTACCATATCTGGGAAGAGAGCGAGGAGCACGAACATTCGCATACTGCGATGGAACCGTCACGAAAAAGCGGTGAAGAATCCGCTTCTCCCGGTAAGGATGACCGTTCATGA
- a CDS encoding helicase-associated domain-containing protein, with the protein MTEENPLFTELYRLDAASLKRLLKIWNIQKPGRDKKSQIQQLIDTMSDEFYVRGILEKLSPVQVGIYTAILSTKDRVMTLGEIARKFTLQPASAEMEMGVLKRYFLVYQRKNRERLTNTLDRYYAYRESSDHVRVETNDKGQKFRQSLVKVLRSRKDLPAEWKKAANALNTKAGIQEQLKKLVDELGDLEQEIVLRAYNQGGILEISPAREFIEEERGKWIDIVRKMDAAGLLLDDYYVDERFVRMLVMPIEVFEYLTEFPLILKPKKGIKRSQEKVIGNDLDFFINIKKQIVYITRKGLNLAKSGKIKQTDLRETENRLLRPDIALFLEKSQIYQIELLLPVMRLLDIVRTKRDDVVLRNDFDAVLQSDPLKLMKQVMAEVRKSRERVTRYEEVFESVYVPFFQPAVFDETVKLIGEMGRCLYTTVMAIMIRDHVVLDKDFRIQNFPDRLNEYRKELTSALFFLQLFGLIRAHYPDRWIEISSLGEHFFKHKPLKEDDEKGGIIINPDLSIIAIPEKLSLHGLYLLKAFCEVKSFENVYNFQLTRESFQEGILLKAKKEEFLDFLKKTSRNDLPQNLSYSVEEWTNNFPLVTITDECVVLQTEDPNHMDLLLGQIGAKKVVLQQISPTTILIDPDRIYEVVEQVERLNLIVKLVR; encoded by the coding sequence ATGACCGAAGAAAATCCCCTGTTTACGGAACTGTACCGCCTCGATGCCGCTTCGCTGAAACGGCTGCTCAAGATCTGGAACATCCAGAAACCGGGCCGGGACAAGAAAAGTCAGATTCAGCAGCTCATCGATACGATGAGTGATGAGTTCTACGTACGCGGCATCCTCGAAAAGCTCAGTCCCGTACAGGTAGGCATCTACACCGCCATCCTGTCAACGAAAGACCGGGTGATGACGCTCGGCGAAATCGCAAGAAAGTTCACGCTTCAACCGGCCTCGGCTGAGATGGAGATGGGCGTTCTCAAGCGCTACTTTCTCGTCTACCAGCGCAAGAATCGTGAGCGATTGACGAACACGCTCGACCGCTATTATGCGTATCGCGAGAGCTCCGACCATGTTCGCGTCGAGACGAACGACAAAGGACAGAAGTTCCGGCAGTCGCTCGTCAAGGTGCTGCGTTCGCGCAAGGATCTGCCCGCCGAATGGAAAAAGGCGGCCAACGCGCTCAATACGAAGGCAGGCATACAGGAACAGCTGAAGAAGCTCGTCGATGAGCTTGGCGATCTCGAACAGGAGATTGTCCTGCGCGCCTACAATCAGGGCGGCATCCTCGAGATCTCCCCCGCACGTGAGTTCATCGAAGAGGAACGCGGTAAGTGGATCGACATCGTGCGCAAGATGGACGCAGCCGGATTGCTGCTCGACGACTACTACGTCGACGAACGCTTTGTGCGCATGCTTGTGATGCCGATCGAGGTTTTCGAATACCTTACGGAATTCCCTCTTATTCTGAAGCCGAAAAAAGGCATCAAACGCAGCCAGGAAAAAGTCATCGGCAACGATCTCGATTTCTTCATCAACATCAAAAAGCAGATCGTGTATATCACGCGCAAAGGACTGAATCTTGCCAAATCGGGCAAGATCAAACAGACGGACCTGCGCGAAACCGAGAACCGACTGCTGCGCCCCGACATCGCCCTCTTCCTCGAAAAAAGTCAGATCTATCAGATCGAACTGCTGCTGCCCGTTATGCGGCTGCTCGACATCGTCCGCACAAAACGCGACGATGTGGTGCTGCGCAATGACTTCGACGCAGTTCTTCAGAGCGATCCGCTGAAACTGATGAAGCAGGTGATGGCCGAGGTGCGTAAATCACGCGAGCGCGTTACCCGTTACGAAGAGGTCTTTGAATCGGTTTATGTGCCGTTCTTTCAGCCTGCCGTGTTCGACGAAACGGTGAAACTGATCGGCGAGATGGGGCGTTGCCTCTACACGACCGTCATGGCCATCATGATTCGCGATCACGTCGTTCTCGATAAGGATTTTCGCATTCAGAACTTTCCCGATCGCCTGAACGAATATCGCAAAGAACTGACGTCGGCGCTCTTCTTTTTACAGCTTTTCGGATTGATTCGCGCCCATTATCCCGATCGCTGGATCGAGATCTCTTCTCTTGGCGAGCATTTCTTCAAACACAAGCCGCTGAAAGAAGACGATGAGAAGGGCGGTATCATCATCAACCCCGACCTGAGCATCATCGCCATTCCCGAAAAACTCAGCCTGCACGGCCTCTATCTACTCAAAGCCTTCTGTGAGGTGAAGTCGTTCGAGAACGTGTATAACTTCCAGCTCACCAGAGAATCCTTTCAGGAAGGCATTCTACTGAAGGCGAAGAAAGAAGAGTTCCTCGACTTTCTCAAAAAGACGTCACGCAACGATCTGCCGCAGAACCTTTCGTACTCCGTTGAAGAATGGACGAATAACTTTCCGCTTGTTACGATCACAGACGAATGCGTCGTTCTTCAGACCGAAGATCCGAATCACATGGATCTGCTGCTCGGCCAGATCGGCGCAAAGAAAGTCGTACTGCAGCAGATCAGCCCGACGACGATTCTCATCGATCCCGATCGCATCTACGAAGTCGTCGAACAGGTGGAGCGGCTGAATCTTATCGTGAAGCTGGTGCGCTGA
- the lepB gene encoding signal peptidase I, whose amino-acid sequence MLPLKIGKKETENRRDQSYSPVKPFSISRKWVHAVAFLYGGWFFSNRLLSDPALYYSPFFRVLAGFVIIAGMVFAVACFLRPRPGLLRVMALMLLLFHVRLMLVDIVRVQGPSMQPALHDGDLIVVERLSSGLHLPALDFPFTLFRADDPGPPWSRTLFATTAKKGDVVVFDFPERRSAGRFYVKRVVALPGQHYHFTEHLLFIDGEPVLNPAGQIAVIEPYPERHQTPVMDPPARLLALDAAFVYASMNGVGVSGRVPEGGLLVIGDSYKESRDSRVIGFVPISAVQGRRWSDLVF is encoded by the coding sequence ATGTTGCCTCTGAAAATTGGAAAAAAAGAAACAGAGAACAGAAGAGATCAGAGCTACTCTCCTGTAAAACCATTTTCAATCTCGCGAAAGTGGGTGCACGCCGTCGCCTTCCTGTATGGCGGATGGTTTTTTTCCAATCGCCTGCTCTCCGATCCGGCGCTATACTATAGTCCGTTCTTTCGCGTTCTGGCCGGTTTCGTGATAATAGCGGGCATGGTCTTCGCGGTAGCATGCTTCCTGCGACCGAGGCCTGGCCTTCTTCGTGTGATGGCCCTGATGCTGCTTCTTTTTCATGTGCGACTCATGCTTGTCGATATCGTTCGCGTGCAGGGGCCGAGCATGCAGCCCGCTTTGCATGATGGTGACCTCATCGTTGTGGAGCGCCTGAGCAGCGGACTTCATCTTCCTGCCCTTGATTTTCCGTTCACGCTTTTTCGTGCAGACGATCCGGGCCCGCCCTGGTCGCGCACGCTCTTTGCCACAACAGCGAAGAAAGGCGATGTTGTTGTCTTTGATTTTCCGGAACGCCGGAGTGCCGGGCGATTCTACGTCAAACGGGTCGTCGCCCTTCCGGGGCAGCATTACCACTTTACCGAACACCTGCTTTTTATCGATGGAGAGCCGGTTTTGAATCCGGCCGGACAGATCGCCGTTATCGAGCCGTATCCCGAGCGGCATCAGACTCCGGTTATGGATCCGCCGGCCCGCCTGCTTGCACTCGACGCAGCCTTCGTCTATGCCAGCATGAACGGCGTCGGTGTGTCGGGGCGTGTGCCCGAAGGAGGCCTGCTTGTGATCGGTGATTCGTATAAAGAGAGCCGGGATTCTCGCGTAATCGGATTTGTTCCGATTTCGGCTGTACAGGGACGTCGCTGGAGCGATCTGGTATTCTGA